The sequence AGCGTATCGTTTACTTTTAAAATCCCATCATCGAGTATGCCTACACGGTCACTGATTCTTTCAACATCACTCAAAATATGCGTTGAAAAGATAATCGTCGTTTCGCCACGTAAGCTTGCCAACAAAGCTAAGAATTCACTTCGACCAATCGGATCAAGGGATGAAGTTGGTTCATCGCAAATTAGTAATTTGGGCTGATTCAATAATGCTTGAGCAATTCCTAAACGTTGCTTCATTCCCCGAGAAAAGCCACCAATCCTTTTCTTATTAACTGGTAAATCAACTGTTTTCAAAAGCTTCGTAATACGATTTGGTAGCTCTTTTTTAGGAATGTTAGTCAAACGCCCACAGAGTGTTAAGTATTCACTTGGATTCATGTAATCATAGTATTCAGGAACATCTGGCAAATAACCAATCACTTGATTAGTAAGCGAATTTCCGTAACGAACCTTTTTATCATTAACTTCGATATACCCTGAGTCAATAGTTTCCAATCCTAAAATCATTCTCATCGTAGTAGTTTTACCAGCACCATTTTCACCAACAAAACCAAAGATTGAACCTTCCGGAATGGAAAAATCTAATCCTTTGATGATTTCCTTATCACCAAAGCTTTTTTTGACGTTGTGTAATTCCAAAATCGACATTATTCATTCTCCCTGCCAACTAATAAATAAACGACGGCACCAATTGGTTGGAATAATAAAACCAGAATTATCCACAGAATCCTATTTCCAAAACGGTATTTTTGATGCTTGAAAATATGGACCAACGCCACGATATCTAAAATCAATTCCAAAATTATTAGTGGAATAAATAGTGGTAAATTATTGAAAAAAATGTCTGGATTATTCATCGCCCAAATTCTCCTTTATTCTGTTTAAATGATCAAAAATTTCTTTAAACTCTTTATCATTTTGATATGACATAAAAATTGGATTCTGAGTAATCATCGTCACGAAATCAGTTTTTAATTGTTGTTCACTTCGAGGCAAATTATCACCTAAATCAGTCTGTTTTAACCAATCATCTATTTGATCAAAATACTTATCTCCATGCTGTTTGAGTGGAAACTTAACATTTTTCAAGAGTTCAACATACTCAGACAAACACTGCTTGACCATTTCATCATTCTTAACTTGAGCAAAACCAAACGCTGCTGAAGTCAAAAAATTGATTACAATAGTTGGATTTAATTTTTTAACAGAAAAAGCTGCAATTATTTGTTGTCCACGTTGATAAGTAGCTAAAAATCTCTGAGGTTGATTAACAACTAATTGTAGATAATTAGTTAACTGACTCATCATGACGGCAATGTATTGAAATAAAGCACTCTGCGTTGTCGCCACAGCCTTGTCATTCTCACCCTTTAATTGATAGGCCCAAGCTATCAAACTTTCTACTGGATAATATTCGGGCACATATTGACCTAATTTTTGTAAAACTTCATCTGGCTTTTGCAAAATCAATGAACAATAGGCTGAGAAGTTTTTAGCCTTTGCCAAAAGCTCTGGGTCATTTGATATTTCAGAAACATGTTGAAAAAGATCTTGGGCTTGGGTTAAATATTTTTCGGTTTTATTTTTCTTGTCGTCGCCAGGAAACAAATCTCCATGGTTAACTAAGAATTGACCCATTTCTAAAATTAACGGTGCACAAGAATAATAGCGATGAATGATTTCTTCAAATGATTTGTAAACTTGTTCAGGTGAATTATCTTTAAAGGAATTGGCTAAAGACTGATAAATTTCTCTAATTTGTTCAGCGGATAAATTATTACTGTAACTCAATAACTGATCCACTGTGATATCAAAATAGCTTGCTAATAAAGGCAACAATGTTATATCCGGATACGTTTGCCCTTTTTCCCATTTGGAAACTGAAGCCTTAGATACACCAACGAAATCGGCTAATTGTTGCTGCGTGACTTGCTTTTCTTTGCGTTTTTGCAAAATAATCTTACTCATATCCAATTTCATCTCTATCACCTCTTGTAATAATTATATTGGGTTAATTATGTTTAGTATAGCGATACTTAGTTAACTCTAGATGGTATTTATCAACTTTCACGATACTTTTAAAAATAAAAAAAGCCTAATGCCATAGTTTCAAACTACGACATTAGACCCATCTATATTTAAATAATAATTGTTCCTACTGCTGCACTAACCATAGCTACAAAGATAGCCATCTTTTCATCCTTAGTGTACAAGTATGTCAAAGCATAGCACCAACCTAAGGCCATCATCATAAAGAATTGCAATACAGAACCAGGTAAACTGATTAAGCCA comes from Companilactobacillus pabuli and encodes:
- a CDS encoding PLDc N-terminal domain-containing protein, translated to MNNPDIFFNNLPLFIPLIILELILDIVALVHIFKHQKYRFGNRILWIILVLLFQPIGAVVYLLVGRENE
- a CDS encoding helix-turn-helix domain-containing protein, yielding MKLDMSKIILQKRKEKQVTQQQLADFVGVSKASVSKWEKGQTYPDITLLPLLASYFDITVDQLLSYSNNLSAEQIREIYQSLANSFKDNSPEQVYKSFEEIIHRYYSCAPLILEMGQFLVNHGDLFPGDDKKNKTEKYLTQAQDLFQHVSEISNDPELLAKAKNFSAYCSLILQKPDEVLQKLGQYVPEYYPVESLIAWAYQLKGENDKAVATTQSALFQYIAVMMSQLTNYLQLVVNQPQRFLATYQRGQQIIAAFSVKKLNPTIVINFLTSAAFGFAQVKNDEMVKQCLSEYVELLKNVKFPLKQHGDKYFDQIDDWLKQTDLGDNLPRSEQQLKTDFVTMITQNPIFMSYQNDKEFKEIFDHLNRIKENLGDE
- a CDS encoding ABC transporter ATP-binding protein → MSILELHNVKKSFGDKEIIKGLDFSIPEGSIFGFVGENGAGKTTTMRMILGLETIDSGYIEVNDKKVRYGNSLTNQVIGYLPDVPEYYDYMNPSEYLTLCGRLTNIPKKELPNRITKLLKTVDLPVNKKRIGGFSRGMKQRLGIAQALLNQPKLLICDEPTSSLDPIGRSEFLALLASLRGETTIIFSTHILSDVERISDRVGILDDGILKVNDTLDNLKNDYAKPQIVLNFDSKNSAQKANVALNQQALQNNTQLTIVYHGSYQKSAKSILEKLLKFDLVPISMSRQTTSLEDIFTEVTQ